A single window of Granulicella mallensis MP5ACTX8 DNA harbors:
- a CDS encoding class I SAM-dependent methyltransferase, translating to MRTNNTRAVFDATAATYDRDRMRLIPGHEAFYAAALEQIPSEATCIVELGAGSGLFSSMIRAAFPKAHLHLIDFSQPMLDLARQRLGDGPSLTYTLADYTTVPLPTPCDAVISALSIHHLEDEQKRVILPLIFAALRPGGLFINADHIAGPTPELETLYQQRWLSDVRALGATEQQVADSLYRQQEDRRTPVEPQLAWLREAGFADVDCWYKASSFAVLSGVRG from the coding sequence ATGAGAACGAACAACACTCGCGCCGTCTTCGATGCCACCGCCGCCACCTACGACCGTGATCGCATGCGGCTCATCCCCGGCCATGAAGCCTTCTATGCCGCCGCACTGGAGCAGATTCCCTCGGAGGCTACGTGCATCGTGGAACTTGGAGCGGGTTCGGGACTCTTCTCCTCGATGATCCGTGCAGCCTTTCCCAAGGCTCACCTTCACCTGATCGACTTCTCCCAGCCCATGCTCGATCTCGCCCGTCAGCGGCTTGGCGACGGCCCCTCTCTCACCTATACGCTCGCCGATTACACCACCGTGCCGCTGCCAACGCCCTGCGACGCCGTGATCTCTGCGCTCTCCATCCACCATCTCGAAGACGAACAGAAACGGGTCATCCTTCCCTTGATCTTCGCGGCGCTCCGTCCTGGCGGGCTGTTCATCAATGCCGATCACATCGCCGGTCCCACCCCTGAGCTCGAAACTCTCTACCAGCAGCGCTGGCTGAGCGACGTCCGTGCCCTGGGGGCGACCGAGCAGCAGGTCGCCGACTCACTTTATCGCCAGCAGGAAGATCGACGCACGCCCGTCGAGCCGCAGCTTGCATGGCTGCGCGAGGCGGGGTTCGCGGATGTTGACTGCTGGTACAAGGCCAGCAGCTTTGCCGTGCTTAGCGGTGTCCGGGGCTGA
- a CDS encoding sigma 54-interacting transcriptional regulator gives MPSTALPRTLGQLRTSAYTADRVSRSVKDELRDNLIARLREIAPGGPKEGESLFPGIVGYDDTVVPQVVNALLSRHNFILLGLRGQAKSRILRSLTTLLDPFSPYVAGSELRDNPYAPLSKFSRDLVASLGDDTPIAWMTPIERYVEKLATPDVTVADLIGDVDPIKAARSGHELGSELTMHYGLLPRANRGIFAINEVPDLAGKIQVALFNIMQEGDVQIKGYPVRLELDVAIVFSANPEDYTARGKIVTPLKDRIGSEIRTHYPESLDEAISITEQEAWTARTYAPSNDAIQRIEIPHYIRQIVEQIAFVAREDKKVDKRSGVSQRLPISTMELVVSNAERRALIHGESLVVPRVGDIFAALPGITGKIELEYEGEMRGSDNVIRELIRSSVANIFDSYFADTNTQQIEQWFNLGGAVELNDKQPAATVLAELQQIQGLFEKLTPFKITSKSQPEVAVSAAEFLLEGMTAHKRISRSEARKFSAGEKRKRNEEAANFAERKREQEREDAHNRTRRGFN, from the coding sequence ATGCCGTCGACTGCACTTCCGCGCACCCTGGGTCAACTCCGCACCTCTGCTTACACCGCCGATCGCGTCTCCCGCAGCGTCAAGGACGAGCTTCGCGACAACCTGATTGCCCGCCTGCGCGAGATCGCCCCTGGGGGACCGAAGGAAGGGGAATCGCTCTTCCCCGGCATCGTCGGCTATGACGACACGGTCGTTCCGCAGGTGGTCAATGCGCTGCTCTCGCGGCATAATTTCATCCTGCTGGGCCTGCGCGGCCAGGCGAAGTCGCGCATCCTGCGCTCGCTGACGACGCTGCTCGATCCCTTCAGCCCCTACGTCGCTGGCTCCGAGCTGCGCGACAACCCCTACGCCCCGCTCTCGAAGTTCTCGCGCGACCTCGTCGCCTCGCTCGGCGACGATACCCCCATCGCGTGGATGACTCCGATCGAGCGCTACGTCGAAAAGCTCGCAACTCCGGACGTGACCGTGGCCGACCTCATCGGCGACGTCGATCCGATCAAAGCCGCGCGTAGCGGCCACGAGCTCGGCAGCGAGCTGACCATGCACTACGGTCTGCTGCCCCGGGCCAATCGCGGAATCTTCGCCATCAACGAGGTCCCGGACCTCGCCGGGAAGATCCAGGTCGCCCTCTTCAACATCATGCAGGAAGGCGACGTACAAATTAAGGGCTATCCGGTACGCCTGGAACTCGATGTCGCCATCGTCTTCTCGGCCAACCCCGAGGACTACACGGCGCGCGGCAAGATTGTCACCCCGCTCAAAGACCGCATCGGCAGCGAGATTCGCACGCACTACCCTGAGTCGCTCGACGAAGCCATCAGCATCACGGAGCAGGAGGCCTGGACGGCGCGCACCTATGCTCCCTCCAACGACGCCATCCAGCGCATCGAGATTCCGCACTACATCCGTCAGATCGTCGAGCAGATCGCTTTTGTCGCGCGTGAGGATAAGAAGGTCGACAAACGCTCGGGCGTGTCGCAGCGCCTGCCGATCAGCACGATGGAGCTTGTGGTCTCGAACGCCGAACGCCGGGCTTTGATTCACGGCGAATCGCTCGTCGTCCCTCGGGTCGGCGATATCTTCGCCGCTCTGCCGGGCATCACGGGCAAGATTGAGCTGGAGTACGAAGGCGAGATGCGCGGTTCGGACAACGTCATCCGCGAGTTGATCCGCAGCTCTGTCGCCAACATCTTCGACAGCTACTTTGCCGATACCAACACGCAGCAGATCGAGCAGTGGTTCAACCTTGGCGGTGCCGTGGAGTTGAATGACAAGCAGCCTGCCGCAACGGTTCTGGCGGAACTCCAACAGATCCAGGGCCTCTTCGAGAAGCTGACGCCGTTCAAGATCACCTCGAAGTCCCAGCCTGAGGTAGCCGTCTCAGCGGCGGAGTTCCTGCTCGAAGGCATGACCGCGCATAAGCGCATCTCGCGCAGCGAAGCCCGCAAGTTCAGCGCCGGTGAAAAGCGCAAGCGCAACGAAGAGGCAGCGAACTTCGCAGAACGCAAGCGTGAGCAGGAGCGGGAAGACGCCCACAATCGCACACGACGGGGATTCAACTAG
- the treY gene encoding malto-oligosyltrehalose synthase: protein MAKTPGSTYRLQLHKNFTFDDAASIADYLKTLGVTHVYTSPYLQAAPGSMHGYDVVDHRKVNEELGGAAAHERFCARLRELGLGQVLDIVPNHMSLGEQNRYWWDVLENGTSSRYASFFDIDWNSAEERLRDKVLVPILADQYGHVVTEGGIKVVRRGSAFTVEAAGQALPVAPESLFAILNKAAEYAKSDTLNFLAASYGRLPYPDLSDRRTTLARHRDKNVLHRLLDRLCGEEIDICEAIDRTVKELNANPDALDAFLTQQHYRLAYWKTADQQLGYRRFFDVNTLIGLRVEREYVFDETHALIVKWLKQGMLDGVRIDHPDGLRDPLQYCQRLRDRAPDAWIVGEKILEPGEFLRDTWPIQGTSGYDFLNAAMNVLVKPEGLRELGRYYEKFTGESTDFPVIVHDKKIAVAQEALGSDVNRLTNILVDICESHREQRDFTRAEIRRSIREVAACFSVYRTYVMPDREEITDEDRQIIDRATQCAKDNRPDIDGALFDFMRDVLQLKVRGANESEFVYRFQQFTSPVMAKGVEDTAFYCFNRLIALNEVGSDPSHDGISLAQFHEYNSTMQHTHPETMTSLGTHDTKRSDDVRARLIVLAEVQKAFAQTVRRWSRRNAHYRTGEFPDRGTQWFLYQTMIGAWPISAERLREYMQKAMREAKVRTSWVANNEAYENAVNQFIDSILGDEEFVAELEEFVSNILLAGRINSLSQTLLKYTAPGVPDLYQGGELWDLSLVDPDNRRPVAYELRRKLLAEMEGLDAAGVMARMDEGLPKLWVIRRALRLRERHPDWFGREADYVPLLANGTKSGHVIAYRRGVYVLTVMPRFWMTLRGDWGDTSIVLPDGNWKNVMTNQTMPGGTIRLSELLREFPVALLTREG from the coding sequence ATGGCGAAGACTCCGGGGTCGACATATCGGCTGCAGCTGCATAAAAACTTTACGTTCGACGATGCTGCGTCGATCGCCGATTATCTGAAGACTCTTGGCGTTACTCACGTCTACACGTCGCCCTATCTGCAGGCCGCACCGGGAAGTATGCACGGTTACGATGTGGTCGACCATCGCAAGGTGAATGAGGAACTCGGCGGCGCGGCGGCACACGAGCGTTTCTGTGCGCGATTGAGGGAACTGGGGCTGGGGCAGGTGCTGGACATTGTGCCGAACCACATGAGCCTCGGCGAACAGAATCGCTACTGGTGGGATGTGCTGGAGAACGGCACCAGCAGCCGCTATGCCAGCTTCTTCGACATCGACTGGAACTCGGCGGAAGAGCGTCTGCGCGACAAGGTTCTGGTGCCGATTCTTGCGGACCAGTATGGCCATGTCGTCACAGAGGGCGGCATCAAAGTTGTGCGGAGAGGAAGCGCCTTCACGGTGGAAGCCGCTGGGCAGGCGCTTCCGGTTGCTCCCGAGAGCCTGTTTGCCATCCTGAACAAAGCTGCGGAGTATGCCAAGAGCGACACGCTGAACTTTCTTGCTGCCAGTTATGGACGGCTGCCGTATCCGGACCTATCGGATCGGCGTACTACGCTGGCGCGTCATCGCGATAAGAACGTGCTGCATCGCCTGCTCGACCGGCTCTGCGGGGAAGAGATCGATATCTGCGAAGCTATCGATCGAACGGTGAAGGAGTTGAACGCGAACCCGGACGCGCTCGACGCGTTCCTGACGCAACAGCACTACCGCCTCGCTTACTGGAAGACGGCGGATCAGCAACTTGGCTATCGCCGCTTCTTCGATGTCAACACCCTGATCGGCTTGCGCGTTGAGCGAGAGTACGTCTTCGACGAGACGCACGCGTTGATTGTGAAGTGGCTGAAGCAGGGGATGCTCGACGGCGTTCGCATCGACCACCCCGATGGCTTGCGCGATCCGCTGCAATACTGCCAGCGCCTGCGCGACCGTGCGCCGGACGCATGGATCGTCGGCGAAAAGATTCTTGAGCCTGGAGAGTTTCTGCGCGATACGTGGCCGATACAGGGAACCAGCGGCTACGACTTTCTGAATGCCGCCATGAACGTGCTGGTAAAGCCCGAAGGCCTGCGCGAGCTGGGCAGGTACTACGAAAAATTTACAGGTGAGTCCACGGACTTTCCGGTCATCGTGCACGACAAGAAGATCGCCGTTGCGCAGGAGGCCCTGGGTAGCGATGTGAACCGCCTGACGAACATCCTTGTCGACATCTGCGAGAGCCATCGTGAGCAGCGCGACTTTACACGAGCCGAGATTCGCCGCTCGATTCGTGAGGTAGCGGCCTGCTTCTCGGTCTACCGGACCTATGTGATGCCCGACCGCGAGGAGATCACAGATGAGGATCGCCAGATTATCGACCGCGCGACCCAGTGCGCCAAGGACAATCGTCCGGACATCGACGGTGCGCTCTTCGATTTCATGCGCGACGTCCTGCAACTGAAAGTGCGGGGCGCCAACGAGAGCGAGTTTGTCTATCGCTTTCAGCAGTTCACCAGCCCGGTGATGGCAAAGGGCGTGGAGGACACAGCTTTTTACTGCTTCAATCGGCTGATCGCGCTGAATGAAGTGGGCTCCGACCCTTCGCACGATGGCATCAGCCTCGCGCAGTTTCACGAGTACAACTCGACGATGCAGCACACCCATCCGGAGACGATGACCTCGCTGGGAACGCATGACACCAAGCGTAGCGACGATGTGCGCGCCCGCCTGATCGTGCTTGCCGAGGTGCAGAAGGCTTTTGCTCAGACGGTCAGGCGATGGTCCAGGCGCAATGCGCACTATCGTACCGGTGAGTTTCCCGATCGCGGTACGCAATGGTTTCTGTATCAGACCATGATTGGAGCGTGGCCTATCAGCGCGGAACGTCTGCGGGAGTACATGCAGAAGGCCATGCGCGAAGCCAAGGTGCGCACGAGTTGGGTTGCGAATAACGAGGCGTACGAGAATGCGGTCAATCAATTTATCGATTCGATTCTCGGCGATGAAGAATTCGTTGCTGAGCTTGAGGAGTTCGTCTCTAACATCCTTCTCGCAGGACGAATTAATTCGCTGTCGCAGACCTTGTTGAAGTACACCGCGCCCGGCGTGCCCGACCTTTATCAGGGCGGCGAGCTGTGGGACCTGTCGCTGGTCGATCCGGATAATCGGCGGCCAGTGGCGTATGAGCTGAGACGCAAGCTGCTGGCGGAGATGGAAGGTCTTGACGCCGCCGGCGTCATGGCGAGAATGGATGAAGGTCTGCCGAAGTTGTGGGTGATTCGTCGCGCACTGCGGTTGCGGGAACGGCATCCGGATTGGTTTGGCCGCGAAGCAGACTATGTGCCTCTGTTGGCGAACGGAACAAAGAGCGGTCATGTGATCGCGTATCGCCGTGGGGTCTATGTACTGACCGTGATGCCTCGTTTCTGGATGACGCTGCGCGGTGACTGGGGTGACACCTCGATCGTGCTGCCCGATGGCAACTGGAAGAATGTAATGACCAACCAGACCATGCCTGGGGGAACGATAAGGCTTTCTGAGTTGTTGCGAGAGTTTCCCGTTGCTCTGTTGACCCGTGAGGGGTGA
- a CDS encoding NUDIX domain-containing protein, translated as MPSIKDVQSPPIKTISSREVYRNPWTRVREDVIERENGTRGIYGVMDKDPACIVIPLEQTPEGDFLWLVRQYRYTVGDTFFELPQGGWETAEVDPEELARGELREETGLLVDRMTHLTDLWIAYGAMRQIHHVYLAEGLTHGETERDPEEQDMTVHRVPVSEFEAMLLDGRVMDNCTASAWGVYRVWRDRRDVVREA; from the coding sequence ATGCCATCTATAAAGGATGTACAGTCGCCCCCCATCAAGACCATCAGTAGCCGAGAGGTGTACCGCAACCCATGGACGCGTGTGCGTGAGGATGTAATCGAGCGCGAGAACGGCACGCGTGGGATCTACGGTGTTATGGACAAGGACCCGGCCTGCATCGTCATTCCGCTGGAGCAAACCCCGGAGGGCGATTTTCTTTGGCTGGTGCGGCAGTATCGCTACACGGTGGGAGACACGTTCTTCGAACTGCCGCAGGGCGGCTGGGAGACCGCCGAAGTCGATCCCGAGGAACTGGCTCGCGGTGAGTTGCGTGAGGAGACAGGACTGCTGGTCGATCGCATGACGCACCTGACGGATCTATGGATTGCCTATGGCGCGATGCGGCAGATCCACCATGTCTACCTGGCCGAAGGGCTGACGCATGGCGAGACGGAACGCGATCCCGAAGAGCAGGACATGACCGTGCATCGAGTCCCGGTGAGTGAGTTTGAAGCGATGCTGCTGGATGGCCGCGTGATGGATAACTGTACGGCTTCGGCCTGGGGTGTGTATCGGGTCTGGCGTGATCGCAGAGATGTGGTTCGCGAGGCGTAA
- the treZ gene encoding malto-oligosyltrehalose trehalohydrolase yields the protein MHEFAVWAPKAKRMTLKLGEQLLPMEGPNDHGWWCTVCMEARCGDDYAYLIDDDPTPYPDPRSLWQPYGVHGVSRLYDHRLFPWTDQRWQGPPLFGAVLYELHIGTFTKEGTFDSAIEKLDHLVELGITHVEIMPVAESPGNHGWGYDGVALSAVTNKYGGPDGLKRFVDACHNKGLAVILDVVYNHFGPTGNYTHKFGPYLTEKHKTPWGDGVNFEDTGSDEVRRFFCDNAIMWLLEYHIDGLRLDAVHELTDRSAIHFMEQLSAEVETVGAMLGRKLVLIAESDLNDPKVVRPREAGGYGMDAQWSDDFHHALFTLLHSESGGYYDDFGSFSYLGKALKEMFVFDGNYSIYRARSHGRPIDGLSAHHFIGFIQNHDQVGNRATGERLEHIVGLDAAKVALGMVLTAPFIPMLFMGEEFAASTPFLYFADHEDEQMAKLVFEGRKNEFSAFGFNEAEQIPDPEKPETFEASKLNWDEVHEGRHAEMLDWTKKLLHLRRHSLSLNDGDLSHVLIDCHEEERWLTMQRGKMLVVLNLGEKLTRVKTPGQYVLALASKPEVAVAPGEVGMPPMSFAVFSAEGRERVS from the coding sequence ATGCATGAGTTTGCAGTGTGGGCGCCGAAGGCGAAACGCATGACCTTGAAGCTGGGTGAGCAACTGCTCCCCATGGAAGGCCCGAACGATCATGGCTGGTGGTGTACGGTTTGCATGGAAGCGCGGTGTGGCGATGACTATGCGTATCTGATCGACGATGATCCGACTCCCTATCCCGATCCCCGGAGCCTGTGGCAGCCGTATGGAGTTCATGGAGTTTCGCGACTGTACGACCATCGCCTCTTTCCGTGGACCGACCAGCGCTGGCAGGGGCCGCCCCTGTTCGGAGCGGTTCTCTACGAACTGCACATCGGGACCTTCACGAAAGAAGGAACATTCGACTCCGCGATCGAGAAGCTCGATCACCTGGTAGAGCTTGGGATTACGCACGTGGAGATCATGCCGGTGGCGGAGTCTCCCGGCAATCACGGCTGGGGCTATGATGGCGTCGCACTGTCCGCTGTGACGAACAAGTACGGTGGCCCGGACGGCTTGAAGCGCTTCGTCGACGCGTGCCATAACAAGGGCCTCGCCGTCATTCTCGATGTCGTCTACAACCACTTTGGCCCGACAGGGAACTACACGCATAAGTTCGGACCGTACCTGACCGAAAAGCACAAGACGCCCTGGGGCGATGGCGTGAACTTCGAAGATACGGGCAGTGACGAAGTGCGCCGCTTCTTCTGCGACAACGCCATCATGTGGCTGCTCGAATACCACATCGACGGCTTGCGCCTGGACGCAGTGCACGAGCTTACAGACAGGTCCGCCATTCACTTCATGGAGCAGCTCTCAGCCGAAGTGGAGACGGTCGGCGCGATGCTCGGGCGCAAGCTGGTGCTCATCGCCGAAAGCGACCTGAACGATCCGAAGGTCGTGCGCCCACGCGAAGCAGGCGGATACGGTATGGATGCGCAGTGGTCGGATGACTTTCATCACGCACTCTTTACTCTGCTGCACTCCGAGAGTGGGGGCTACTACGACGACTTCGGAAGCTTCTCCTACCTGGGGAAGGCTCTGAAGGAGATGTTCGTGTTTGACGGCAACTACTCCATCTATCGAGCCCGCTCGCACGGCAGGCCGATCGATGGGCTCTCGGCACACCACTTCATCGGCTTCATCCAGAACCACGACCAGGTCGGCAATCGAGCGACAGGAGAACGCCTGGAGCATATTGTTGGTCTTGATGCTGCAAAGGTTGCGCTGGGAATGGTGTTGACCGCACCCTTTATCCCAATGCTGTTTATGGGAGAAGAGTTCGCCGCATCGACACCGTTCCTCTACTTTGCCGATCACGAAGACGAGCAGATGGCGAAGCTGGTCTTCGAGGGCCGTAAGAATGAGTTTTCTGCATTCGGTTTCAATGAGGCGGAACAGATCCCCGACCCGGAGAAGCCGGAGACCTTTGAAGCGTCGAAGCTGAACTGGGACGAAGTCCATGAAGGCAGGCACGCGGAGATGCTGGACTGGACGAAGAAGCTTCTCCATCTGCGCCGGCACTCGCTTTCGCTCAACGATGGCGATCTGAGCCACGTGCTGATTGACTGCCACGAAGAGGAGAGATGGCTCACGATGCAGCGCGGCAAGATGCTCGTGGTGCTGAACCTGGGAGAGAAGCTGACGCGGGTGAAGACGCCTGGACAATATGTCCTGGCGCTGGCGTCGAAGCCGGAGGTTGCGGTCGCACCGGGTGAGGTGGGGATGCCTCCTATGAGCTTTGCGGTATTCTCCGCCGAGGGCAGGGAGCGGGTGTCGTAG
- a CDS encoding vWA domain-containing protein, with protein MKLTRYTKFTGDLSTSFGLDDLMQALSDFLLNSGFQDPFSPFQNMDGEQTMDDLREAIRQALESGDLLDEDAQEQFDSLPEDQVEALIDKIVQRMKDENFLNAEEPAEGQGQGEEGDGESSRFEVTDKGMDFLGYKALRDLLGPLGKSSLGRHDTSYEAAGVETNGSSKQYEFGDSLNLDITATLNSVFAREGAPTGNGVLNLEYSDLHVQQADYQSSCATVVLLDCSHSMILYGEDRFTPAKRVAMALSHLIRTQYPGDTLSLVLFHDSAEEIPISQLPRVKVGPHYTNTREGLRVAHRILQRSNKDMKQIVMITDGKPSALTLADGRIYKNAFGLDPIVIEETLQEVSRCKRAGIMINTFMLAQDFALVQFVQKVSAMCRGKAYFTTPQNLGNYLLMDFMSRRQKMVN; from the coding sequence ATGAAGCTCACCCGCTATACCAAGTTCACCGGCGACCTCTCCACGAGCTTCGGGCTCGACGACCTGATGCAGGCGCTCTCCGACTTCTTGCTCAACTCCGGCTTTCAGGACCCCTTCTCGCCCTTTCAGAACATGGACGGCGAGCAGACCATGGACGACCTGCGCGAGGCCATCCGCCAGGCGCTAGAGTCCGGCGACCTGCTCGACGAGGATGCGCAGGAGCAGTTCGACAGCCTGCCGGAAGATCAGGTCGAGGCGCTGATCGATAAGATCGTCCAGCGTATGAAGGACGAGAACTTCCTCAACGCCGAGGAGCCCGCCGAAGGCCAGGGACAGGGCGAAGAGGGAGACGGGGAGTCCTCGCGCTTTGAAGTCACCGACAAGGGCATGGACTTCCTCGGCTACAAGGCGCTGCGCGATCTGCTTGGGCCCCTGGGCAAGTCGTCGCTCGGCCGCCATGACACGAGCTACGAAGCCGCCGGAGTGGAGACCAATGGGTCTTCGAAGCAGTATGAGTTTGGCGACTCCCTCAATCTCGACATCACCGCCACGCTCAACTCCGTCTTCGCCCGCGAAGGAGCGCCCACAGGAAATGGCGTGCTCAACCTGGAGTACAGCGATCTCCACGTGCAGCAGGCCGACTACCAGAGCTCCTGCGCGACCGTCGTTCTGCTCGACTGCTCGCACTCGATGATCCTCTACGGCGAAGACCGCTTCACCCCGGCGAAGCGTGTCGCGATGGCGCTCAGTCATCTCATCCGCACGCAGTATCCGGGCGATACGCTCTCGCTGGTGCTCTTCCATGACTCCGCCGAGGAGATTCCGATCTCGCAACTGCCACGCGTCAAGGTTGGCCCGCACTACACCAACACTCGCGAGGGTCTGCGCGTTGCGCATCGCATCCTGCAACGGTCGAACAAGGACATGAAGCAGATCGTGATGATCACCGACGGCAAACCCTCCGCGCTGACACTCGCTGACGGCCGCATCTACAAGAACGCGTTTGGGCTCGATCCCATCGTGATCGAAGAGACGCTGCAAGAGGTCAGCCGCTGCAAGCGAGCGGGCATCATGATCAACACCTTCATGCTGGCGCAGGACTTCGCCCTCGTCCAGTTCGTGCAGAAGGTCAGCGCCATGTGCCGCGGCAAGGCCTACTTCACCACACCGCAAAACCTGGGCAATTATCTGTTGATGGACTTCATGTCCCGCCGCCAGAAGATGGTGAACTGA
- a CDS encoding acyl-CoA thioesterase, whose amino-acid sequence MSEGMLVRPVSESQSERSEIIFPGDANALGNLFGGRLMQFIDLVGAMAASRHARAITVTASMDHLDFVAPVKVGDLLILKSSVNRAYKTSMEVGVKAMVEDVRAQRLRHVSSAYLTFVAVDSTGQRIEVPQVLPETENQKRRFEDAARRREMRSEETLRKRAMRAAMAPEWHS is encoded by the coding sequence ATGAGTGAAGGCATGTTAGTGCGGCCCGTGAGTGAGTCGCAATCGGAGCGCAGCGAGATTATTTTCCCGGGAGACGCCAATGCGCTCGGCAATCTCTTCGGAGGCAGGCTGATGCAGTTTATCGACCTCGTCGGAGCAATGGCGGCCAGCCGCCACGCACGGGCCATCACGGTAACGGCGTCCATGGATCACCTGGACTTCGTCGCGCCGGTAAAGGTCGGAGATCTGCTGATCCTGAAGTCCAGCGTGAATCGCGCGTACAAGACTTCGATGGAGGTAGGCGTGAAGGCGATGGTCGAAGATGTGCGCGCACAGCGTCTGCGGCATGTATCGTCGGCCTATCTCACCTTTGTCGCGGTAGATAGCACGGGGCAGCGCATCGAAGTCCCCCAGGTTCTGCCGGAGACCGAGAATCAGAAGCGGCGATTTGAAGATGCAGCCCGCCGCCGCGAGATGCGCTCCGAGGAGACCCTGCGCAAGCGTGCGATGCGTGCCGCCATGGCGCCGGAGTGGCATTCGTAG
- a CDS encoding tetratricopeptide repeat protein produces the protein MLTEILKQNPTDAFARYGLAMAYSSEGKQEAALTEFSTILQHTPDYVPAYQMSAQELLKAGRTDEARERLAAGLAACERTNNAHAASEMQAMLDDLS, from the coding sequence ATGCTCACCGAAATCCTGAAGCAGAACCCCACCGACGCCTTTGCCCGCTACGGCCTGGCCATGGCCTACTCCTCCGAGGGCAAGCAGGAGGCAGCACTCACCGAGTTCTCCACCATCCTGCAGCACACCCCGGACTACGTGCCCGCCTACCAGATGTCCGCCCAGGAGCTGTTGAAGGCAGGCCGCACGGACGAGGCCCGCGAGCGCCTTGCCGCCGGTCTAGCCGCCTGCGAGCGCACCAATAATGCCCATGCTGCCAGCGAGATGCAGGCAATGCTGGATGATTTGAGCTAA
- a CDS encoding class I SAM-dependent methyltransferase translates to MSNPTQEIFDITAATYDADRAKLIPCYDAFYRRTTDLIVGGAERVLDLGAGTGLLSTFVRTWYPKAHIHLMDVSEPMLERARTRLGTDSNVSFEVADYATAALPQNQDSIVSALSIHHLDNEAKKSLFKKIYAALRPGGTFVNAEQVAGPTPALDAHYKVIWLQQVREAGATPQQIADSLYRQQDDRCASVEDQLHWMREAGFTDADCWFKDNRFAVLSGTKS, encoded by the coding sequence ATGTCTAACCCTACCCAGGAAATCTTCGATATCACCGCCGCCACCTACGATGCCGATCGCGCCAAGCTGATCCCCTGCTATGACGCCTTCTATCGCCGCACCACCGACCTGATCGTCGGCGGCGCAGAACGTGTGCTCGACCTCGGCGCAGGTACGGGGCTGCTCTCGACCTTTGTGCGTACCTGGTATCCCAAGGCCCACATTCACCTGATGGACGTCTCCGAGCCGATGCTCGAACGGGCTCGCACTCGCCTCGGCACCGATTCCAATGTGAGCTTTGAGGTCGCCGACTACGCTACCGCGGCTCTGCCTCAGAACCAGGACTCTATCGTCTCGGCGCTCTCGATCCATCATCTCGACAACGAGGCCAAGAAGTCGCTCTTCAAGAAGATCTACGCCGCGCTCCGGCCCGGTGGCACCTTCGTCAACGCCGAGCAGGTAGCAGGCCCCACGCCCGCCCTCGATGCTCATTACAAGGTGATCTGGCTCCAGCAGGTACGCGAAGCCGGAGCCACTCCCCAGCAGATCGCGGATTCGCTCTACCGCCAGCAGGATGATCGCTGCGCCTCCGTCGAAGACCAGCTCCACTGGATGCGCGAGGCAGGGTTTACCGATGCCGATTGCTGGTTCAAGGACAACCGCTTCGCGGTGCTTTCGGGAACAAAGTCGTAG
- a CDS encoding DNA-3-methyladenine glycosylase I: MAKHDLQRCAWSGNDPLYQTYHDEEWGVPVHDSRALWEMLMLEGFQAGLSWITILRKREAFREAFADFDPAIVAKFTERDIARLLKNEGIVRSRAKIEATINGARIFVDMEKAGEDFSTFVWGLAGNKPIRSKGPIPAKTPLSEEISATLKKRGFKFVGPVIVYAWMQATGIVNDHSADCFRRNKV, translated from the coding sequence ATGGCAAAACACGATCTCCAACGCTGCGCGTGGTCTGGGAATGACCCGTTATACCAGACCTACCACGATGAAGAGTGGGGCGTGCCAGTGCATGACAGCCGTGCGCTCTGGGAGATGCTGATGCTGGAGGGCTTCCAGGCCGGGCTCTCCTGGATCACCATCCTGCGTAAGCGTGAGGCTTTCCGCGAGGCCTTTGCAGACTTCGATCCAGCCATTGTCGCGAAGTTCACAGAGCGCGACATTGCACGCCTGCTAAAGAACGAGGGTATCGTCCGCTCACGCGCCAAGATCGAAGCAACGATTAACGGCGCTCGTATCTTCGTCGACATGGAGAAGGCTGGTGAAGACTTCTCCACCTTCGTATGGGGACTGGCTGGCAACAAACCCATCCGCAGTAAGGGTCCTATTCCGGCGAAGACGCCGCTCTCCGAAGAGATCTCCGCGACGCTCAAGAAACGTGGCTTCAAGTTTGTCGGGCCGGTCATCGTCTATGCCTGGATGCAGGCGACAGGCATCGTCAACGATCACAGCGCAGATTGCTTTCGGCGCAACAAGGTTTAG